In Persephonella sp., one genomic interval encodes:
- a CDS encoding response regulator transcription factor: MKILVVEDNQELNNTLKEILELNDYIVDSVLDGEQALEFANLYEYDLIILDIMLPKIDGYKVCQILREKGNNTPVLMLTAKDTLQDKVKGLDIGADDYLVKPFEIEELLARVRALIRRVSTEKNKIVQLGDIKIDLEKREVYRDGKSLVITPKLFCILEQLIRNRGKIVTYESLMNKCWDITDYPSKETVRANIKLLRKILQDKDIIQNISGVGYKIE, translated from the coding sequence ATGAAAATACTGGTGGTTGAAGATAATCAGGAACTTAACAATACGCTTAAAGAGATATTGGAATTAAATGATTATATTGTAGATTCTGTTTTAGATGGTGAACAAGCTTTAGAGTTTGCCAATCTATACGAGTATGATCTTATAATTCTAGACATAATGCTACCTAAAATTGATGGATATAAGGTTTGTCAAATTTTAAGGGAGAAAGGTAATAATACCCCTGTTCTGATGTTAACTGCAAAAGACACATTACAGGACAAAGTGAAAGGCCTTGATATAGGTGCAGATGATTATCTGGTAAAACCATTTGAGATAGAGGAGCTTCTTGCAAGGGTAAGGGCATTAATAAGAAGAGTATCCACTGAGAAAAATAAGATAGTCCAGCTGGGTGATATAAAGATAGACCTTGAAAAAAGAGAAGTTTACAGGGATGGAAAAAGCCTTGTTATAACCCCTAAGCTTTTCTGTATTCTTGAACAACTGATTAGAAATAGAGGAAAAATCGTTACTTATGAAAGTCTTATGAATAAATGCTGGGATATAACAGATTATCCGTCTAAAGAAACTGTCAGGGCAAACATAAAACTCCTGAGAAAAATACTTCAGGACAAAGATATCATCCAGAACATTTCCGGTGTAGGATATAAAATAGAATGA